The genomic window TTCTCCGCATCCGCCCGGCCGAGGAGGTGAACGGTCAGAAGGTGGACCGCGAGAATTTCTATGGCCTGAAGAACCGCGACTTCCGCAAGACCAACGTGGACGAGGTGATGGCACGGGTCGAGCACGACCTGACCGACACGATCACCATTCGCAACACGGCGCGCTTCGCCAACGTGAAGCAGAGCTACATCCTCACCCAGCCGGACGACAGCCAGGGCAACGTGCAGAGCGGCCTGGTGTGGCGGCGCATCAACTCGCGCTACAGCAGCACCGACAGCTTCGCCGACCAGCTGGACTTATCGGGCACCTTTGTCCTCAGCGGGCTGGAGCACAGCTTCTCGACCGGCATCGAGGCCAGCTGGGAGCGGTCCAAACTGGGCAACTATGGCGACGGCGAGGGCGGCAGCATCAACACCTCGCCGCGCTGCACCCCGGCGGGCATCGCCGCCTACAACTGCACCAGCCTGTTCAATCCCAACCCCAATGATCCGTGGGTGAACCTGGCGGCCGATGGCGTGACCCCGGTTGCGATCGCGCGCAACCCGCTCAGCACGCTGGTGGAGGCGACCACCTACTCGGCCTATGCGCTCGATACCATCACGATCACCGAGCAGGTGCTGGTGAATATCGGCCTGCGCTATGACCGCTACGAGACCGAGGTGAACACCTTCTCCAACGACACCCGGCTGGAGCGCACGGACGACCTGTTCAACTGGCAGGCGGGCATTGTTTACAAGCCGCTGCCCAACGGCAGCATCTACGTCTCCTACGCCACCTCCGCGACCCCGCCGGGCAGCTTCATCGGCGAGGGCAGCGAGAGCAACGGCCTGACGCCGGGCCGGGGGCAGGTGGCCGTGAGCCCGGATGATCTCAAGGTCGAGAAGACCAAGAGCTACGAGATCGGCACCAAGTGGGAGTTCTTCGACGCGGCCCTGTCGACCAGCCTTGCCCTGTTCCGCACGGAAACCGACAATGCCCGCACCACCGGCATCGACGGCATTCCGGAGTTCGTGGGCGAGCGCCGCATCGACGGCGTCGAGGTGAGCGTCACCGGCCAGTTGATCCCCAACTGGAGCGTGTTCGGCGGCTACACCTACATGGACTCGGAGGTGAAGAACGCCGGGCCGAACAACGTTGCCAACGGCAACCCCTTCCCGAACACGCCGAAGCACAGCTTCACCGCCTGGACCAGCGTCGACATCGCGGACCGCTATCAGTTCGGCGCAGGTGCGATCTACAACTCCAAGCAATACGGCAACTTCGGCCGCGAGGGCGTCTCCCGCTCCATCCCCGGCTACTGGCGCTTTGATGCGACCGCAGCGGTGGACCTGACCGACTATGCCGCCCTGCGCGTCAATGTGCAGAACATCTTCAACAAGCGGTACTACGACCGCACCTACAGCACCCACTTCGCAACGGTGGCGCCGGGCCGGTCGGCGTTCGCAACGCTCAGCCTGAAATACTGACCGGTATTTGCAAAAAACGGAGCCCGCCCGGCAACCGGGCGGGCTCCTTTTGTCGTTTGAGGGAAGAGGCCATGTCCTTGACCATGAAAGACATCCGCGCCTGGAAGCCGGAGGAGCTGTCGCAGAGGCTGGCGGGCCCGCCGGAGGCGGTGGCGAAGATCCTCTCCGTCATGGCCGGGGCCGGCATCGCCGAGGCGCAGGCGCTCTACGCGCAGGCGCTGCTGGATGGGCGCGGGGTGGCGCGCAACCCGGTGGAGGCGCTGCGCCTGTTCATCGAGGCGGCGCAGGCGGGCCACGTGATGGCCATGAACATGGTCGGCCGCTGCTGCGAGCAGGGCTGGGGCACCCCGGTCGACAAGACGCTGGCGGCGCAGTGGTACAAGGCCGCCGCCGACCGGGGGCTGGACTGGGCCATGTACAACCTCGCCACCCTCCATTGCCTGGGGGAGGGCGTGCCGCTCGACCGCAAGGAGGCGCTGCGCCTCTACCGCAAGGCGATGAACCTGGGCCATGTGAAGTCCATCAACATGGTGGGCGGCTTCTATGAGGACGGCTGGGTGGTGGAGCGCGACTTGGGACAAGCCGCCGACCATTACCGCCGCGCCGCCGAGGGCGGGGACTTTCGAGGCCAGTTCAACCACGCCCGCATGCTGATCCTTGTGGGAAAGACGGTAGAGGCGCAAGACTGGCTGCGGCGTATCCCGGAAACCGCCACGCCCGCCTTCCTTGAGAAGGCGCGCGGGTGGCTCGCCGACCATGCGCCCGGCCTGCTCGGCGCTATTGAGCAGCCTCCGGCATCTGCCTGAAGCGCGCCGAGC from Pedomonas mirosovicensis includes these protein-coding regions:
- a CDS encoding TonB-dependent receptor, whose amino-acid sequence is MVTITTDRAATGEAAGTVSIGSAGGAGMAFLALGCVGFIAAPAAAQTSDNASSAPARLGGVTVTDTALEDQGYKVDKPESPKYTAPLVDTPKSVVILPAQVIKETGSTSLVEALRTVPGITFGAGEGGNPQGDRPFIRGFDAQGSTYIDGIRSIGGQSREIFAVEQIEVVKGGDSTLGGRGSAGGSLNLVTKKAHLGTEATADLSYGTDDYKRATVDANYQTSDTTAVRLNAMWHDADVSERDVVTYNRWGIAPSAAFGLGTATRGYVSYYHLESDDMPDPGMPFERTEAQAIASGILRIRPAEEVNGQKVDRENFYGLKNRDFRKTNVDEVMARVEHDLTDTITIRNTARFANVKQSYILTQPDDSQGNVQSGLVWRRINSRYSSTDSFADQLDLSGTFVLSGLEHSFSTGIEASWERSKLGNYGDGEGGSINTSPRCTPAGIAAYNCTSLFNPNPNDPWVNLAADGVTPVAIARNPLSTLVEATTYSAYALDTITITEQVLVNIGLRYDRYETEVNTFSNDTRLERTDDLFNWQAGIVYKPLPNGSIYVSYATSATPPGSFIGEGSESNGLTPGRGQVAVSPDDLKVEKTKSYEIGTKWEFFDAALSTSLALFRTETDNARTTGIDGIPEFVGERRIDGVEVSVTGQLIPNWSVFGGYTYMDSEVKNAGPNNVANGNPFPNTPKHSFTAWTSVDIADRYQFGAGAIYNSKQYGNFGREGVSRSIPGYWRFDATAAVDLTDYAALRVNVQNIFNKRYYDRTYSTHFATVAPGRSAFATLSLKY
- a CDS encoding tetratricopeptide repeat protein; translation: MSLTMKDIRAWKPEELSQRLAGPPEAVAKILSVMAGAGIAEAQALYAQALLDGRGVARNPVEALRLFIEAAQAGHVMAMNMVGRCCEQGWGTPVDKTLAAQWYKAAADRGLDWAMYNLATLHCLGEGVPLDRKEALRLYRKAMNLGHVKSINMVGGFYEDGWVVERDLGQAADHYRRAAEGGDFRGQFNHARMLILVGKTVEAQDWLRRIPETATPAFLEKARGWLADHAPGLLGAIEQPPASA